The proteins below are encoded in one region of Ricinus communis isolate WT05 ecotype wild-type chromosome 6, ASM1957865v1, whole genome shotgun sequence:
- the LOC8268924 gene encoding pre-mRNA-processing protein 40A isoform X4, whose protein sequence is MANNPPYSSMQPLQPPLVGSMDPPRNFVPPMPMQFRPVVPAQQSQQFIPVASPHFQPVGRGVPFMNAGLPSQPPQSQFPPSVQQFPSRPGQPGHGPPPSQVISLPNAQANRHVTSGSSLPPPSVPTSINYAPGLGGPGAPLSSSYTFVPSSYGQPPVAANTVSQYQPISQMRPPSIPAGGLAGSSSVNQSITPVTPMQLNGEQSSVTNGGVLATDLHPTKPNEETTMDWKEHLAANGRRYYYNKRTRQSSWEKPFELMTPIERADASTEWKEFASPEGRTYYYNKTTKQSKWEIPEELKLARKRLEKASLVEAQADTLANSHVPAFVPPSVDKAPSVADASSLTAQVTPSSPVPVTPVAAAVDLQSQPASESPGLAVMASSLTSNSDEVQTTENIVSTVSGSSEVTATGVDISTAPMNNSSSFLSQDNSSSANNAISQDKEEASKDVAGSEKVNSIGIEEKIVSQEPLTYTDKLEAKNAFKALLESASVGSDWTWDQAMRVIINDRRYGALRTLGERKQAFNEYLSQKKKQDAEERRSKQKKAREEFKNMLEESKELTSTMRWSKAVTLFENDERFKAVERERDRRDIFDSFLQELGDKERAKAQEERKRNIMEYRQFLESCDFIKASTQWRKVQDRLEADERCSRLEKIDRLEIFQDYLRDLEKEEEEQRKIQKEEQRKAERKNRDEFRKLLEEHVAAGTMTAKTHWRDYYLKVKDLPAYLAVASNTSGSTPKDLFEDVLEELEKQYHEDKSRIKDAVKLKKVAMASTWTLDDLKAAIVEDISSPSISDMNLKIVFDELLERAKEKEEKEAKKRKRLADDFLNLLHSTKDITASSKWESCKELFEGSREFSSINEESICQDIFEEYIAQLKEHAKENERKRKEEKAKKEKEREEKDRRKAKHRRDKDRGHEREKEHMKKEEADTGSADTTDDHFNNDNKRSVNDSNKKQRKRHHDAEDDLNESEKDRSKSSHRHSSDHKKSKWHASTPDSDGESRHKRHKRDHRNGSRRYGDHEELEDGEFGEDGETR, encoded by the exons ATGGCGAACAACCCTCCATATTCCAGTATGCAG CCTCTTCAGCCTCCCTTGGTCGGCTCCATGGATCCTCCCCGAAATTTTGTCCCACCCATGCCTATGCAA TTTCGCCCGGTTGTTCCAGCGCAGCAGTCACAGCAGTTCATTCCTGTGGCTTCTCCACATTTTCAGCCTGTTGGCCGAGGTGTCCCTTTCATGAATGCTGGATTGCCTTCTCAACCGCCGCAGTCCCAATTTCCTCCATCTGTGCAGCAATTTCCATCAAGGCCCGGACAACCAGGCCACGGTCCACCTCCATCACAGGTCATTTCATTGCCAAATGCTCAGGCAAACAGGCATGTTACATCTGGATCATCACTGCCTCCACCTAGTGTTCCAACTTCAATTAACTATGCGCCCGGTTTAGGTGGCCCAGGAGCACCTCTCTCTTCTTCGTATACT TTTGTGCCATCATCTTATGGGCAACCACCAGTGGCTGCTAATACTGTAAGTCAGTATCAGCCAATATCTCAAATGCGTCCGCCGAGTATTCCTGCTGGTGGACTGGCTGGGTCATCATCCGTAAATCAGAGCATTACTCCTGTTACACCTATGCAGCTTAATGGGGAACAATCTTCAGTTACCAATGGTGGTGTTCTG GCAACAGATCTCCATCCTACAAAGCCCAATGAAGAGACCACAATGGACTGGAAGGAGCATTTAGCTGCTAACGGAAGGAG GTATTATTACAATAAGAGGACAAGACAATCTAGTTGGGAGAAGCCTTTTGAGTTGATGACACCAATTGAG AGAGCAGATGCTTCAACTGAATGGAAGGAATTTGCAAGTCCTGAGGGAAGAAC GTATTACTACAACAAGACTACCAAGCAGTCAAAATGGGAAATCCCTGAAGAATTGAAG TTGGCCCGCAAGCGACTTGAAAAGGCATCTCTAGTGGAAGCACAGGCTGATACCTTGGCAAATTCTCATGTCCCAGCTTTTGTTCCTCCATCTGTGGATAAAGCACCATCTGTAGCAGATGCTTCATCTTTAACAGCTCAAGTAACACCTTCCAGCCCAGTTCCGGTCACTCctgttgctgctgctgttgaTTTGCAATCTCAGCCAGCTTCTGAATCACCAGGCTTAGCTGTTATGGCATCTTCTCTAACTAGCAACTCAGATGAAGTTCAGACAACTGAGAATATTGTTTCTACTGTTTCTGGAAGTTCTGAAGTAACTGCGACAGGGGTTGATATCTCAACTGCACCAAT GAACAACTCCAGCAGCTTTTTAAGTCAAGATAATTCTAGTTCTGCAAATAATGCTATTTCACAAGATAAAGAG GAAGCATCAAAAGATGTAGCAGGAAGTGAAAAAGTCAATAGTATtggaattgaagaaaaaatagtTAGTCAGGAGCCCTTAACTTACACTGATAAGCTG GAGGCAAAGAATGCATTCAAAGCACTTCTGGAATCTGCAAGTGTTGGGTCTGACTGGACCTGGGACCAG GCCATGAGAGTGATAATTAACGACAGAAGATATGGTGCACTGAGAACACTTGGAGAGCGGAAGCAAGCATTTAATGAG TACTTGAGTCAGAAGAAAAAGCAGGATGCTGAAGAAAGGCGGAGTAAGCAGAAAAAAGCAAGGGAGGAATTCAAGAATATGCTGGAA GAGTCTAAAGAGCTGACGTCAACCATGAGATGGAG CAAAGCAGTGAcattatttgaaaatgatGAGCGTTTTAAAGCTGTTGAACGAGAAAGAGACCGCAGAGATATATTTGATTCTTTCTTGCAGGAACTTGGAGATAAG GAACGAGCGAAGGCGCAGGAAGAGCGCAAGCGGAATATTATGGAGTATAGGCAGTTTTTGGAATCTTGTGACTTCATTAAG GCAAGTACACAATGGCGAAAAGTTCAAGATCGGTTGGAGGCAGATGAAAGGTGTTCTCGTCTTGAAAAAATTGACCGTTTGGAAATTTTCCAG GATTATTTACGTGATTTGGAGAAGGAAGAGGAGGAGCAGAGGAAGATCCAGAAG GAAGAACAGAGAAAGGCAGAGCGTAAAAATCGTGATGAATTCCGCAAGCTGTTAGAAGAACATGTTGCAGCAGGCACTATGACAGCTAAAACTCACTGGCGTGATTACTACTTGAAG GTTAAAGATTTACCTGCATATTTAGCTGTTGCATCAAACACCTCAGGTTCAACTCCAAAAGATCTGTTCGAAGATGTTTTAGAGGAGCTAGAGAAacag TATCATGAGGATAAATCTCGTATTAAGGATGCTGTGAAATTGAAAAAG GTTGCTATGGCATCGACCTGGACACTTGATGATCTTAAGGCTGCCATTGTGGAGGATATTAGCTCACCATCTATATCAGACATGAACCTAAag ATAGTATTTGATGAATTGCTGGAAAGAGCAAAGGAGAAGGAGGAGAAAGAAGCAAAGAAGCGTAAACGTCTTGCGGATgactttcttaatttattgCATTCTACTAAG GATATAACTGCATCTTCAAAGTGGGAGAGTTGTAAAGAACTTTTTGAAGGTAGCCGAGAGTTCAG TTCTATCAATGAAGAGAGTATCTGCCAGGATATATTTGAGGAGTACATAGCTCAATTGAAAGAACATGCAAAGGAGAATGAGAGGAAACGGAAGGAGGAAAAG gcaaaaaaggaaaaagagagagaggaaaaagaCAGGAGAAAGGCTAAGCATAGAAGGGACAAAGACAGAGGACATGAAAGGGAAAAGGAGCACATGAAGAAGGAAGAAGCAGACACTGGAAGTGCTGATACAACAGATGAtcattttaataatgataacaaAAGATCAGTGAATGACAGTAACAAAAAACAAAGGAAGAGGCATCATGATGCGGAGGATGATCTAAATGAGAGTGAGAAAGATAGGTCTAAGAGTTCCCATAGGCATAGTAGTGACcacaaaaaatcaaaatgg CATGCCTCCACTCCTGATTCAGATGGTGAAAGCAGGCATAAGAGGCATAAGAGAGATCATCGTAATGGTTCTCGTAGATATGGCGATCATGAAGAGCTTGAAGATGGGGAGTTTGGCGAGGATGGGGAAACTCGGTAG